A portion of the Lysinibacillus timonensis genome contains these proteins:
- a CDS encoding CotD family spore coat protein, protein MFSRRRCGHGRRPICCPPNVLPTQYAPAQVSPTQQVVRTNIMNTVVPHIHPTNIHTINRHITHNQHYFPVTQTSEDQYFENNRNCGTPENPNPNCFPLRRGFGF, encoded by the coding sequence ATGTTTAGTAGAAGAAGATGCGGTCATGGAAGAAGACCAATTTGCTGCCCACCAAATGTATTGCCTACACAGTATGCACCTGCTCAAGTTTCACCGACTCAACAAGTCGTAAGAACAAATATTATGAATACAGTTGTACCACACATTCATCCAACAAATATTCATACGATCAACCGTCATATTACACACAATCAACACTACTTCCCGGTTACTCAAACATCTGAAGACCAATATTTTGAAAACAATAGGAATTGTGGAACTCCTGAAAACCCAAATCCAAATTGTTTCCCATTACGCAGAGGGTTTGGCTTTTAA
- a CDS encoding N-acetylmuramoyl-L-alanine amidase codes for MSLIAISPGHFSPGSGARDIIDEVTEARKVVDRIVQLLNNAGIGVTHIEDNTSKNRSDNLDYLITQHNRATRSLDVSVHFNSTNGRHETAIGTEVLYMNDRLKGFASNMSKAIANASGLRNRGAKKRTNLAFLNSTNKSAILIEVCFVNSVVDVALYREYFEDICIAIANQLIQQVKPGHTLIRRNEQPQPNNQKTESDEINSGIKNTLTKQHFTAPTLIDNIEDILTDEVRMRKIIEKGIEEKVFTNVWIDRLNNGSMTTSDFLALCTLIVSNSIK; via the coding sequence ATGAGTTTAATTGCGATTAGCCCGGGTCATTTCTCACCAGGTTCAGGTGCTAGAGATATTATTGATGAGGTAACTGAAGCGAGAAAAGTAGTTGACCGGATTGTTCAATTACTGAATAATGCTGGAATCGGTGTTACACATATTGAAGATAATACGTCTAAAAATCGATCAGATAATTTAGATTATCTAATTACTCAACATAATAGAGCAACACGGAGCTTAGATGTGAGTGTCCATTTTAACTCTACAAACGGTCGACATGAAACAGCAATTGGTACAGAAGTCCTTTATATGAATGACAGATTAAAAGGATTTGCTTCTAATATGAGTAAAGCAATTGCGAACGCAAGTGGTTTACGTAATCGCGGAGCGAAGAAGCGTACAAATTTAGCATTTTTAAACAGTACGAATAAATCCGCTATCTTAATTGAGGTTTGTTTTGTGAATTCTGTAGTAGACGTTGCATTATATCGAGAGTATTTTGAGGATATTTGTATTGCCATTGCAAATCAGTTAATACAGCAGGTAAAACCCGGCCATACACTAATTAGAAGAAACGAACAACCTCAACCGAATAATCAGAAGACAGAGTCCGATGAAATTAATAGTGGTATTAAAAATACATTAACAAAACAACATTTTACTGCACCAACTTTGATAGATAACATAGAAGATATTTTGACAGACGAGGTAAGAATGAGAAAGATTATTGAAAAAGGCATAGAAGAAAAAGTATTCACCAACGTGTGGATTGACAGATTAAACAACGGATCGATGACAACAAGTGATTTCCTTGCCCTATGTACTTTAATTGTGTCGAATAGTATAAAATAA
- a CDS encoding ABC transporter ATP-binding protein — protein sequence MTLTLEHVVKKYKDFIAVNDLNFTIGKGEIFGLIGQNGAGKTTTFRMILDLQEPTKGNITWDGKPIKKVNRDILGYLPEERGIFPQMKVEEQLYFFGELRGMKKAEIKQEIDFWIKRFDLEEKRHDKAETLSKGNQQKVQLIASFIHKPKFLILDEPFSGLDPVNRDLLKNAILLLKEQGMTILFSSHQMDNVEELCDHLCLLKRGVSLFSGSLLDLKKQYGKTRLTIRTDVNKERLEKMPGVKDIRTERGDIVLTLVDESYAKPIFDVVSNGSYIEKFSLDYLSLDEIFRDKVGVENE from the coding sequence ATGACTTTGACTTTAGAGCATGTTGTAAAAAAATATAAGGATTTCATTGCGGTGAATGACCTAAATTTTACGATTGGCAAAGGTGAAATTTTTGGCTTAATCGGCCAAAATGGTGCAGGGAAAACAACAACATTCCGTATGATTTTAGATTTACAAGAGCCTACGAAAGGAAATATTACGTGGGACGGAAAACCAATTAAAAAGGTAAATCGTGATATTTTAGGCTATCTTCCAGAAGAGCGCGGAATTTTCCCACAAATGAAGGTAGAAGAGCAATTGTATTTCTTTGGCGAACTAAGAGGAATGAAAAAAGCGGAAATTAAACAAGAAATCGACTTTTGGATCAAACGTTTTGACTTAGAAGAAAAACGACATGATAAAGCTGAAACTCTATCAAAAGGGAACCAGCAGAAAGTTCAGCTAATCGCAAGCTTCATTCATAAACCTAAATTTCTAATATTAGATGAACCATTTAGTGGCCTTGATCCGGTTAATCGAGATTTATTGAAAAATGCCATCCTGTTGTTAAAGGAGCAAGGGATGACCATTCTATTTTCGAGTCATCAAATGGATAATGTTGAAGAGCTTTGCGATCATTTATGTTTATTAAAACGGGGTGTTTCTCTTTTTTCTGGTAGTTTACTTGATTTAAAGAAGCAATACGGTAAAACAAGGTTAACAATCCGCACTGATGTAAATAAAGAAAGGTTAGAAAAAATGCCAGGTGTTAAGGATATTAGAACCGAAAGAGGAGATATTGTTCTTACTTTAGTTGACGAGTCCTATGCAAAACCTATCTTTGATGTCGTATCAAACGGCAGCTATATTGAAAAATTTAGTCTAGATTATTTATCACTTGATGAGATTTTCAGAGATAAGGTTGGTGTAGAAAATGAATAA
- a CDS encoding DUF2812 domain-containing protein: MTEKLLKIRFFIDYEKEEQWVNKMSQSGWHLTKYGIGYFKFEKGEPGKYIYRNELLTSINTKDNSKEYIAFLQETGVELVSKSFSWAYFRKESIEGNFELYSDTSSKLDYLNRIYYLFLFVFLLNFFIGLLNVMDFINITKTLSINDYVGFFNLLAAFIIGIPLYRVVQKRKDLKSKLDIFHD, translated from the coding sequence ATGACTGAGAAATTGTTAAAGATTCGATTCTTCATTGATTATGAAAAGGAAGAACAATGGGTCAACAAAATGAGTCAGAGTGGCTGGCATTTAACAAAGTACGGAATTGGATATTTCAAGTTTGAAAAGGGAGAACCAGGGAAATACATCTATCGAAACGAGCTACTAACTAGCATCAATACGAAAGATAACAGTAAGGAGTACATTGCCTTTTTACAGGAAACGGGAGTGGAACTTGTGTCAAAATCGTTTTCTTGGGCTTATTTTCGCAAGGAATCAATAGAAGGTAATTTTGAACTATATTCGGACACTTCATCCAAATTGGATTATTTAAATCGAATTTATTATCTATTCCTTTTTGTATTCTTACTAAATTTTTTTATCGGCTTATTAAATGTGATGGATTTTATAAATATTACAAAAACGTTATCAATAAACGATTATGTAGGTTTTTTCAATTTACTTGCGGCATTCATTATTGGAATACCCCTATATAGAGTTGTTCAAAAACGTAAAGATTTAAAATCTAAGTTAGACATTTTCCACGATTAG
- a CDS encoding PadR family transcriptional regulator, protein MSQTCAPLTEGVYYILLSLYEPRHGYGIIQLTEELTNGRVKLGAGTIYGALKSLLDKGWIQPVDDDGRKKEYVITNLGKEVLNFEITRLRELFENGNRITRGGIDD, encoded by the coding sequence ATGTCACAAACCTGTGCGCCACTAACTGAAGGTGTTTACTATATTTTGCTTTCTTTATACGAACCACGACATGGTTATGGAATCATCCAGTTGACAGAAGAACTAACAAACGGACGAGTTAAACTCGGTGCGGGAACGATATACGGGGCACTGAAATCTTTGCTAGACAAAGGATGGATTCAGCCAGTAGATGACGATGGTCGGAAGAAAGAATATGTCATTACAAATTTAGGAAAAGAAGTATTAAATTTTGAAATTACACGATTAAGGGAACTTTTTGAAAATGGTAACCGTATAACAAGGGGTGGCATTGATGACTGA
- a CDS encoding PaaI family thioesterase: MEATLQDIRHSYEQMPFFQFIGFEIVKFEEEDVIIKLDIHNNLLNVNETLHGGIHAAMIDQVLSMTVRTKSKTRCATINLSLNYLAPVESGTIYAKGRMLQIGYKIATVEAIVYTEEGNILAKGTGTFKLIRD; encoded by the coding sequence ATGGAAGCAACATTACAAGATATAAGACATAGTTATGAACAAATGCCGTTTTTTCAATTTATTGGCTTTGAAATCGTTAAGTTTGAAGAAGAGGATGTCATAATTAAATTAGACATTCACAACAATCTATTAAATGTAAATGAAACATTACATGGCGGTATTCATGCTGCAATGATTGACCAAGTACTATCCATGACTGTTCGAACTAAATCAAAAACTCGTTGTGCAACCATTAACTTGTCTTTAAATTATCTAGCACCCGTTGAATCTGGCACAATTTATGCCAAAGGTCGAATGCTCCAAATTGGTTACAAAATCGCCACTGTCGAAGCGATTGTTTATACAGAAGAAGGCAATATTTTAGCAAAAGGGACAGGGACGTTTAAGTTAATTCGAGACTAA